gattatgtgaaggtaaacagttgagggattgtatgtggtgtgtgtgagggtgcacttggagaatatgaattaagtagctattaaaacaaagaagaattgaacgatgacattaatttattattctacgtataatttctttcaaagctttgtttgggtaaaaggcccctgtacacacatggccaacagctccaccaaccctttgtgaaagcCCTTGGCCAAGAttagagccgctgtttacacattggcgaaccaaccAGTTGGCGTTGGCTCTAGGTAcgagatggacgtggaatgtcTTGCAGCTGCGGCAGTTTATTTATACACTGCCTTTAATTATTACCAAAAAGTACATCAAagcaaagttattaaaaaaaaatggcgtaaAAGAAGATGGTGGATGGTGACTATTCATCGGAATAGAACGAGGTAAGATGAATAATTGTTCGGTTCAGTTAAATTATTACATAGGTGTAggcgaacaaaaaaaaattatcataaaaaaaagcgcggcaaatttgaaaaattcagGGGTGATgaattatacaaataatttattatgaataacataaTTAAGTGTACAGTGGTGGATGATGGATCATTGTTCCTTAAGACTTGAATTTTGCGCCTTTTTAGTGACAATATTAGTTTGATCGTCTATATCTTTACATATAGTACTATACCCATAGACTATATAGATGTGACACTTGTGAGAGACAAAAAAGCTGCCGttgataaagctaggaacacactacgcggacgtccgtcgtaaatcgaccgcggacgggaatctggacaatgaaattacatataaccgtgcaaactatcggtcgacggacgtgggcgtggccttgagcgcatggacgtccgatcgaagtctggctcgctggatgttttgttccgtgcacactgatcggtcgcggtcgcggtcgatttacgacggacgtccgacGGACGGttgttaagctaggaacatactacgcggaacagattcccgtccgcggtcgatttacgacggacgtccgcgtagtatgttcctagctttaagatGGCCATACCCTACAGCTAGCCATACACGTACGGATTTGTCCGTCGGATCTGCCTGGTGGACACATCCGATCCGTTGGTTTTGAGCACGGTCAGGGGACAGATACCCAGCAGACAAATTTGTGTATATTTCCTCGCCACATATGGACGGATGTGTCCGTCAGGCAGATCCGACAGACAAATCCGTACGTGTATGGCTAGCTTCACCTTtgttggccggtgagccctagatttttcaaatttgctgcctttttttttttagtgtcaAGTTTTGGTAGACCGTCTATTTATAGGACCCAGCAGGGTTTTCTTACTTCTATTGGTTAAAAGCTATGCACGGTTTGCAGATGATACGAGTATAAGTCCCGTCAGAAGCGTAATATTTtccttttatataaatatttattttgttgtacTTTTCTTAAAGGAGCGTAATCTTACATGATTATTTAACTACAAGATTAACTTAATTATGAAAGGCAATGACACCTTCATTAAATGTGCGAATATCAGAAAATCGCATTTGctgttaatttaaataactatagttatttaaattaacgcAAACGATTGCCAATAGATCATATTATTATCAGTATTAATAAATGCCAGGGtcgtggtaacacactgtatatccatactaatccatactaatattataaatgggaaagtgtgtgtgtctgtttgtttgtccgtctttcacggcaaaacggcgcggcgaattgacgtgatcttttaagtgaagatagttgaagggatggagagtaacataggctactttttgtctctttctaacgcgagcgaagtcgcgggaaaagctagtaatatactATATGTACACAGTCAACCAActagaaccctaggccactgtagaactatgtcatagtgacgttataaatcagattgtctctgtttattatttttacatagttgtagagtggcagaatataattatataatagtacaagtacagaaggccactcactcctttgatgttcacaaatgccgccattctaaattcttacctacattaacaaagggACCGCGCGCaagcagacgacattgaattctattgcgccgcgcgaaagtCGGcaccagtgaatgggccgcgaactcacGGCCAccggtatgtatgtatttgtaatcAGTAATCAACTTATAGCCCCTACTAAGGTTCCAGTTGGTTAActgtacacacacacatatatatatatatatatatatatatattatatatatatattaattaatacCAACTTCATCTTTTTAGAGAGACCATGAACCACCAACTTGCAGAGCTCCTTGCAGAACCGTCTGGGGAGTTCAACAATTTCGTCCGTATGTCGAGCAGCGATTTTGAATTCCTATTAGAAAAAATTTCACCTTTGGTGTCTAAACAAGATACCAACTGGAGGGAAGCTATACCAACGAAAATACGACTGGCAGTAACATTAAGATTTTTAGCTAGTGGAGATGATTACAGAAGCCTACATTATCTATTTAAAATGTCCAGTTCAATCATCTCACGAATAATAATTCAAGTCTGTATGGCACTCAATGAAGTTCTGAAGGATATGATTAAAGTAAGTAAAACTTCAaagtaattttcattttttaatattttttaaaatatttatagcaAATGCGTGCGCGACATTTATGCGTCTTGAAAAGccttaaatataatattttgagAATCTAGCAGTGACTCTGACTCGGACTGTAAATTGTTGTAAAATTCGTCAGATTCTGGTATATGAAATTCTACAGCTTGTTCTGAGGATTGTAGGGTTTGGGCAGGTGAATATATGTCATTTGAAAGTATGCGAATGACGGGACGTGAGGACTTTGACTCATTAGGACTCCACTGAACAAACTGAGGTTGACTGTGCGAAGTTTTATTAGGAATGGTGCAATAACTTGAAACGGTTGATTGGGTTGAGTGTGGTCGATTGTGAGGTGAAGAAGATGACTGTGACCATTCAGATTGATAACTTTGCGAGGAGGGTGGACGATTGATTAAGTTATATGTATTAGCGACAGTTTGGATATTTCGGCGTCTTTTCATCACCATGCTATCTATTTCTAGCATTATATCTTCTCTTTCATTGTCcggaaattttcttaattttgcAGCAAGAAGTTTACCATATAAGTCACAGTCATCTTCTTCGTGCCTAGTATTTTTTTCTAGTGCTTTATTTAGGGTGTTAAATGCGTTCTTCATTTCTCTGTTGGCCTCAGATAGTTCTAATGGATTTTTAGAACGACGCTTTAATTGTGGAAGTGCTGTATCCTTTGACTTTGTTTTAATTGCGGGTGTAGAATTAGAACTTTCGGCACTACAACCAATTTCTGTCGctgaatttgtatttttttctgtgtGAGCAGGGGACAAAGGCGAATCCTGCAACAATAAAGTaacttggtttttattttatttcagatgCCTCAAAATGCAGACGGATGGCTTGCTGTGTCAGAAGGTTTCAGCTTCCCACATTGTCTTGGTGCCATAGACggaaaacacataaatataGAGTCTCCGTGTCACTCCGGAACTGAATACTTCAACTACAAAGGGAATTTTAGCATAGTCTTGCTAGCATTAGTTGATAGTAATTACAGTTTTATGTTTGCCGATGTAGGTTCACAGGGACGCATTAGTGACGGGGGAGTTTTCAACCAAAGCattttatctcaaaaactatcgTCTAACACCCTGAACTTACCCACTCCCAGTCCACTTCCAAATAGTTTAAATGACGTGCCCGTGCCTTACGTATTTCTAGCCGATGGCGCATTTGCCCTAAGTGCCCATTTGATGAAACCATTTCCCGGTCATCACGCACTAGGCTCGCCGGAAAGAATATTTAATCAAGAATTGTCACGTTCCCGCGTAAAAGTTGAAAATACTTTTGGTATACTTTCCGCCAGATTCAGGATTTTTAAAAAACCGATACCCCTAGAACCAGTGAAGGCTTCTGTTATTACTATGACGTGTCTCtatttacacaattttttaagaaaaagtgCTTCCTCCCAGAATATTTATTCACCTCCAGGTTCATTCGACTTTTATCAAAATGAAGAACTCGTGCGCCCAGGTTCATGGAGAAATAATATTGTAGAAAATAACTTTTCTCCATTATTGAATATACCGCGTAGGCCGCCAAGTACTGCGACTCAAGTAAGATCCGATTTTATGAATTACTTTTCTAGAAATAGACAGAACTaagattttataaaattaaaataatttatacctGTGCTTCGTTTTCCTCTACATACGAATTTATAACGCTATTACATTCGTAAACACCTTTTAAGAAGGCTTCAAGTGGTTCATAAAATGGCCAAATAGGGGTATAGCGTTCATCTTCACCCATTCCTGACTTTATTGATTCATTTTTCTTTTTGTTGTGTATTCTGAAACTTGTCATCAATGACTCCTTTTTCCTTTTTAATTCTGATATAGGCACATGCATGTTTTCAGCTATGCGACTCCATGCATCATTAACCTGAAATATAGATTGTTAATTAAAtcaataataagtatttttttacctcCCTATTTTaagtatacctacctaaaagaattttgaataattcacggttattttcattagacttatattgaccgggatatagaccgtgattatttttttgatgtttgtcgagctcccgatatttcgatgcAGTTGTAtatcatattcatttatttatcccGGTCATTATAAGtctatacctacctacactaTAATGTACTTTTTCAGTACCGACGGTGTTTTttatgcactagtgcgagaagtggtccaTTATATTGTCAGGTTGAAACTTTGGAGGGCCAGTTGCACTGAAAAACgtcttacgatacacgtgcgaaaaggtaattcgtaactcgtgtcgatttataccctaaccacaaaattaaaattttgaaaaaaccgccgaccgcgatatagtagaccgattttcatggaatatggctaagaacactcccgactaactcagctttctgacaataaaaacaaaatccaaatcggttcatccgttcgggagctacgatgccacaggcagacacacacacagacagacacgtcaaacttataacaccccgtcttttTGCGTAGGGGGTTTAAAAACACTCCATTTGGTCGTgtgttaatttatcgccactcgttttgcacttgtatcgtaatgtatatCGTATTTGTATATCTTGTTctattaagtatttaaatatacgTATCTAAACAAATAACCCGTAATTACATTTTCGAGTACTTAGTCACaacattttttgtaactaaCCAAATATAGATACAAAACTCTCTCTTtaacgcaactatgggaacaattcaaattatttttatcaaacattttgatttgtatttttttttaagtagtcacactatttATGGGACATGTTCTCTCTCTctttaatttaactttatttggTTGTGTGTCgtgtattattttaaataatactaaataCCTATTCTCAACTGCCTAAGCGGCCGTTTAAGGGTAAATTTTGTGTACAttcatttaaatacataaaattaataCAGATTATTTATGTTAGACAATGCAactataaaactttttttttatactacgtcggtggcaaacaagcatacggtccgcctgatggaaagcggtcaccgtaacctatggacgcctgcaactcaaagggtgtcacatgcgcgttgccaccctattagaaacttgtacactcccctttgctacATTTGATTCGCCAATGGACACAGTTTTATTTAGCATCATTATCGTGGTCAATGATGCTTCTACGCCTTCTACTATGAACTACTACTACGAAAATAAATTTGTTTCGACGCGTCACTAATGGACACAGTTTTATAGTAACTGCAGAAGGAGAATTATTGGGATTCGGCGAGTCTAATGGACGTCAGcttctatccgcccaacgatattttgggtgacgCAGGACGGCGTTCTTTTAGTCGATCTATTATGTATTTCATTAGCCCATATTTATCTACGTGGGTATACATTTATATACCAACATTATTTATATACCATCATTTATGGGAATTATaagtgaaatttacaaaatgagTAACTAATTGAATTCAGCTTTATAACTTACCTTGTTTTTGTTCTTATGGTGTACATTCTTTGGGTTCCATATTACCGGTTCGTTTCGGTAGTTTTCGATAAATTGTAGCACCTCGCTGCTAGTCCACGCCATCGTAACTCGACTGTACTACACTACTTAAGTGGGTAATTTGGATTGAATAAAAAATGGAGTTTGaaatactatattttaaatcctgtTGAAGTTATATTGATACATCAGATACATGCAGTGTGAAAATTTCAACAGCAATAATCATAAAATATCTGAGTAACTTTTTAAACATCTAAATTGGCGCCAAATTTCAATGGCCGCTGTTCACACGGACTTAATACATCTCGTTGACAACAAAGACCCTAACAGACTGTCGTGTACTGCGATGAGCTTATCTCCACGCTCGTGATGGTAACCGTCAAATCCTACGCTACACGTCTAGTAGCTAACATTTACCGGGCTGTGTCAACGATGCATTTTTAAAACTTGACGGAGAGAAAGATCTGCCTTATTATAGCTGTCATTTATAGGACATGTTCGGTAATCTGTTAGCGGCTTTACGcatgatataaataaaataaataaatattgggggcacCTTACACAGACTAACTTAGcccaaaactaagcaaagcttgtactatgggtgctaagcgactatatacatacttaaatacatagaaaacatccatgactcaggaacaaatatctatgctcatcacacaaataaatgcccctaccgggattcgaaaccgggaccggcaggcagggtcactaccgactgcgccagaccggtcgtcataataTATGAAATATGAATGAGAGTATGCACCCACGGGCGACTATTTGTCTCTTGGATGTGTTTTTGTTAAAAGATGTGTCGCTACGTGGGACACAAAACCGCCCGTGGGTGCATATACCCTAAACGCCGTGCCGCACCATGACCTTGGTATGGCACGATCATGTGCCAAAAGCTATCTAGCTCtagccaggggcggctcactccgcgattctatcgccgcgctggCGGTATTCGGGCTGGCTAATCAGCGTGCGCAGCCAAATGCTCACACCccctcacgaaacgaaacgctcgtagatatctatttctatcgctcttgcggattggagcgacagagccagactacagaGCGATaggataggtacagtcaaccaattggaaccctagcacagaatatataatagaccctaggccactctacaaccatgtcaaaatgacaagcagttcAGATTTCTTACAACTGATTTCTaatgtcactgtgacatagttctacagtggcctagggttccaattggttgactgtacctacgagcctttcgtttcgtgaccgtttgtgccattcggcttcgtAGGTACCctggggtggcgcgcgttcttacagaacgcacgttcgcactttctttTGTTACTTTACGCCCTGAGTTTTTTTAAACTTCATATGCGCTTGGTATGACTAATaaagcttagttaaatagacaatcatgactaaaataaataccataggactttcttacacagatctactattgactAAGTCTCACGGAAAAGTTCAACGCTAGTGATTAAAACCGAAAACCGAAATAAAGGCTGGAAAATGTTGGCTTGTTGAAGATCAGCAGATCTAAAACTGAGTATCTTTTCTGCGACTTCGGCGATCTTTCCGTCCCTGTTGCCATGACGCTTGCTCggattttaagtaggtacctaggttCTCTCATTCAGGGATATAGCGAGATCGACAAAGCAGTTCAGCACAGAATTAACGTAGGGTGGATGAAACGGCGTCAGCTCACAGGCACAACGTTCCCCGCATGCCCCTTAGGCTGAaggggaaaatttataaatctgtgTTATCCGACCTGTCGTCTTGTATGAAAGTGAGTGCTGGGCCGTCAAGAAGAAGGATGAGAGAAGTCTTCatgtaaatgaaattaaaatatagCGATgtatgtgtggtgtgacaagacgggataggattcggaattagtatataaggggaagcctgagagtagcgccagtgacataGAAGGTGAGAGGAAGCAGATTATCATGGTATGGGCATGGGCAATTGGGCATGTTGtacggagggatgaaagcaatttTTCCGCAGCGCGGTGCGGCGCGTTTCGGTTTCAGCGGCGACAACGGTAGTGGAAGgcgaaggcctaagaaaagatggatggaatgtgtgaacaatgatatgagagtgaaaggtgttCGTATGAAAATGACGGCTGCTAGAGAGGAATGTAGGAGGAAAATCTACTACGCCGACCCCAAATAGTGGGAAGAGGGCAAAATAATGATGATacaaccgaaataaattacacgtatgaaagaaaaagtCACCAAGGTCTCCActgtgcctgaggctggaatcgaaccagtgtactctgcaatcgcggcagatgcctgtttccactcggccacccaggtcacagtagCTGAGGTCTAAATTATCTTATCTCTTAaaatatgagtaatctatagtGCACAAGTAGCGCTTGAGGGAGCGCGCGTGTGTTGTCGTAAGGAGCTATATGTATagatactgtatatatacccagAAAGTACCCAATACTTAAATATACTAGAAAACTTTTTATCAGAGTATTAATAAAATTCGTTAGgtaggtatttgttttaatCCATATGGAACCCTATCGTCGGTCGCAGCGCGTGTGCGGTTCGTTTCTTTAGAGagtgcgcccacgggcgacttcTTGTCACGATCATGGACTAGTATGAAAGTGCACTTTCAAACAAATATGTCCACTCGACAAAAAAGTTGCAGCGAAAAGTCGCCCGTGTGGGCGCCCTCTTATAAAGCCACCACCACCACGCTCCACTAGTCCACTAGGTTCGGCGAGTCGAGTCTCGttaatttgcttactgcgttaaatttttttataacaCTGCGTCCTTAAATTAAGGCTTTATGAGGAAATTTATGAGGACTCGATTCCGCcatagtggacgccaggcttaaataGGAATTACGATCAGGAATTATGTAAAAAAAGGCGGTATTTCGTGAACAGCAAAGTACTTAGTGGTCTgtactatacataattatattctgtgCCCTAATAGCCATCTCGCCATTAGAAAAAAGcggcaaattaaaaaatacgCGCAAATGTTTTTGCCGCATGGACGATTCCAatttcgtgatttttttgtaaataaaaaacataaactCAAATCGGCTGAAATAGGAACACTCTAATTTTCATATCAGActtatttcgtttttttttttaaattataattgtatgttattattatcaatcaataggtatttgttgataAAAAACATGCAAGATACTTCCTAAACATACATTTCACCAACTTAGAATTTAGTATCTCCATGaatctttcactactgtcctctccgacggctgacgaccaactgaatgaagcgccaatgtgtaaacgcagttggccattggcgccaagatcctttgatgtgtggacaaaaaaccgacacgaatcggttggccggcaagcgctagcgccaactgccaacttacggccaagtagccctctacacacatggccaagggggttggtggagctgttggccatgtgtgtacaggggccttTAAAGACGTCCAATCAACTGTTATCATTTTCATTAGTGTATTTAAATTACTTCAGGATTTATACTCTGTGTATTAGAGCCACATATTCATGTAATGCTATGTTTCTCGATTGTATCTTCAAGACTTACTCAGTCTTAAATTAACTATATTGTACGAAGACAAATATTATATTCAACTTTCAGTAACTAAGATTTGTGTAGAATGTGCATCCAAATAGCAATTACTCAACattttttttgatttattaaatCTAGATTCAGATATATAAGGGTTTTACGTTCAGTCTCAATTCAATCACATTTTTGATTCCTATACTATTATGTTTCAAAAACAAAGTATTCagtcaaaataattttaattttattttgactcCCAGGAAATTACGTAATTTCTTTGAAATCTAACCGGGAAACATACATAATTGGTCCTAACAAATTACATCAAAACGTTAAAAAGTACTTCGTACCGTTAACAATTATTATTCTTTCCATATCTCGGGTCCATGAAATATAATTTTGACTTGCATGACAATAATAGTACTTTGTATTTAATCGCATATCCATACTGGATAACTTCTGATACCTTACTACGTAATATTGTCACTTggcatattaaataaatatttctaccatgtatttccattttaattaaaacttgTTACTTATGTCAACTTTAAGCTGCTCTGATGTAGGTACTAATTACcctgtttaatttttttcaattaataacaataaatcatTAAAATTCCGTTATAGTCGACGATCTCATATTAAAAGACTTAACAATCTTTCTCTCTTAACATTTGACTCCATTCAGAAACTTATACCCAATTTAACTTATCTGCGTAAACATAGCTAACTAACTcaaaaaaaaagatatagaAGTAGAATCATACCATGCAGCTTTAAAGTTTGGTCACATTGCGTACCTTTACCTACAGTACTACTTTAGGTACAATTTATCATGTGCTTGTTGCTAATGTATTTGCTTTGGACAAGTGCAAGTGCCTATTAAAGGATCATTACTATCATTAGGTAACGTTTCAGGATGATTATATCACACTTAATCCATGTTTCACTGTGAAACGCATTTATATTAGTTACATTATCGCTATTCGGTCCAATAAAAATCTAAGTAGTTCGTTATGCTTTTccgaaatatttcaaaatttaggTTTTGAATTGTAACAAGGCattgcttaaaaaaaaaatcattttaactCCTCTGTCAATCGCAAATTCCTACGGATTAGGAAATATTGGATGTAGGCGTACTCTGCCCCATTCGATTAATATTCTATATCCCTTTGTGCGCATTGTCACACATCTTACATCTACAAaggtaaaatacaatacaatacactttattgcacaactcaCATTGTTATTCACTTCACTATACTTTCAGTGAGATACTTGAGTTGACCATTCATTAGAATTTTACATTCATTAAAGGCAACAAGGCACCTACGAGTCCTACGACCCAGAATTGTTGTCCAACTTTGCTTTCATAGAATTCGGAAGTGATCAAAATTGATTTCTATTTAACTTGTGACTTGAATGTATTCTCACGTGTTGCGTactagtacttttttttttgaacaacACAGCTATAGGATACATAAATATCAACGAAGTATTATAAAAAGAATCGTGTATCTAACAGTGATACACAACAAATACACATCATTTTACTACGATCGTGAACTCCGGCGTCATCAAAAATCTGAGTAACTAAACTTACTTCTCGTTAACTCATAACTGCATCGAAAAAATCGAAAGCTAGGTGGACTAAGTAGTTTAATTGTCCATTAATACATTGACATCTTTGTATACGATACATGACAGTATCATCGCTATACTGGGTAAACCCGTATGCTTCTCAACCTTAGTTTGGTACATACGTTCAAATTCAACTTTTGACCGTAAAATTATTTGtcgttttcaaataattttcagCAAAACACCTTTTCAAGAGAACAAATATTCGCtacaaaattacttttttctcattctttacatagttacatacaaagCTCATACTTTGTAATTTCAGTTAATCCTCATCGTTGGAATCTAAAATAAATCCAGTTTTGATAGCTAAGCTAGAGCTACACAATATTATAAGTTCACAGAAAACCAAACACTTTTGGCCATCGTACTAATTGTTGTGaactattactttcaatatcaaCTAACTCGActcgtgtatatatatatataaatactcccGGTGTCTGTTATCACCTGACAGTTCTGGTAACTACTAAATTCTTCACTTTATTTATCACTCGCATATTCGTACTGAATATTTCTTTTAATCAATGGCGTATAACTTCACTTTGAAAAACGTCCTTATGCATGTGcaagtcaataaaaatatcacttGAGACGTTTTACTCCCTCGTAATttcgatatttaattatatatactTTTACGTTCGATTAAATCATCAAATAAAAATGTAAGCACTCGTCACTTAATTTTCGTAACATTATAAACGTTCTCACAGGATCAAataagacgtacgctcacgtcaacaaaatCAGAAAATCAGACGTACACTCACGTCACTTAGTTTTCAATTTCCTGGACGTTTGCTTACGTCACTTAATTCTTAACGTCCATGACGTACGCTTACGTCACTTGCTTTTCAACATCCATGACGTACgtcacctgtgtggtgacgggttaagaatttcaccacccccttccttcccgtgggtgtcgtagaaggcgactgtgggatatgggttaaattgtggcgtaggcgagaggctggcaacctgtcactgcaatgtcacaatttggatttctttcaaccccttattgccaagagtggcactgaaacttagtagttcatgtgctctgcctacccctttatgggatacaagcgtgattatatgtatgtatgtatgacgtacgctcacgtcaacaacaaGTTtaggacgtacgctcacgtcacttgattctcaacatccatgacgtacgctcacgtcaacaataatcaagtttaagacgtccgctcacgtcacttgattctcaacatccatgacgtacgctcacgtcaacaacaaATTtaggacgtacgctcacgtcacttgattctcaacatccatgacgtacgctcacgtcaacaataatcaagtttaagacgtccgctcacgtcacttgattctcaacatccacgacgtacgctcacgtcaacaaaaatcaagtttaagacgtacgctcacgtcactcgATATTCAACAtccacgacgtacgctcacgtcaacaaaagtcaagtttaagacgtacgctcacgtcacttgatattcaaaatcgacgacgtacgctcacgtcaacaataatcaagtttaagacgtccgctcacgtcacttgattctcaacatccatgacgtacgctcacgtcaacaacaaATTtaggacgtacgctcacgtcacttgattctcaacatccatgacgtacgctcacgtcaacaataatcaagtttaagacgtccgctcacgtcacttgattctcaacatccatgacgtacgctcacgtcaacaacaaATTtaggacgtacgctcacgtcacttgattctcaacatccatgacgtacgctcacgtcaacaataatcaagtttaagacgtccgctcacgtcacttgattctcaacatccacgacgtacgctcacgtcaacaaaaatcaagtttaagacgtacgctcacgtcactcgATATTCAACATCCACGACGTACTAGTAAATAACTACCTTATTCACTTTG
This genomic stretch from Leguminivora glycinivorella isolate SPB_JAAS2020 chromosome Z, LegGlyc_1.1, whole genome shotgun sequence harbors:
- the LOC125241694 gene encoding uncharacterized protein LOC125241694; this translates as MAWTSSEVLQFIENYRNEPVIWNPKNVHHKNKNKVNDAWSRIAENMHVPISELKRKKESLMTSFRIHNKKKNESIKSGMGEDERYTPIWPFYEPLEAFLKGVYECNSVINSYVEENEAQDSPLSPAHTEKNTNSATEIGCSAESSNSTPAIKTKSKDTALPQLKRRSKNPLELSEANREMKNAFNTLNKALEKNTRHEEDDCDLYGKLLAAKLRKFPDNEREDIMLEIDSMVMKRRRNIQTVANTYNLINRPPSSQSYQSEWSQSSSSPHNRPHSTQSTVSSYCTIPNKTSHSQPQFVQWSPNESKSSRPVIRILSNDIYSPAQTLQSSEQAVEFHIPESDEFYNNLQSESESLLDSQNIIFKAFQDA
- the LOC125241693 gene encoding putative nuclease HARBI1, whose product is MDVECLAAAAVYLYTAFNYYQKVHQSKVIKKKWRKRRWWMVTIHRNRTRETMNHQLAELLAEPSGEFNNFVRMSSSDFEFLLEKISPLVSKQDTNWREAIPTKIRLAVTLRFLASGDDYRSLHYLFKMSSSIISRIIIQVCMALNEVLKDMIKMPQNADGWLAVSEGFSFPHCLGAIDGKHINIESPCHSGTEYFNYKGNFSIVLLALVDSNYSFMFADVGSQGRISDGGVFNQSILSQKLSSNTLNLPTPSPLPNSLNDVPVPYVFLADGAFALSAHLMKPFPGHHALGSPERIFNQELSRSRVKVENTFGILSARFRIFKKPIPLEPVKASVITMTCLYLHNFLRKSASSQNIYSPPGSFDFYQNEELVRPGSWRNNIVENNFSPLLNIPRRPPSTATQVRSDFMNYFSRNRQN